Genomic DNA from Deinococcus ruber:
GCCATGTTGTTTCGGAGCTTGGTCCACTGAACCTTGTAGCTTGCCGCGACTTGCCGAGGGGCGTTGCAGGCCATCTGGGAGGGCAGCTTGAACGTTTCCCGCAGGTCATCGTACACCAGGGTCTGAAGGCGCATTCCGGCCGAGGGCCTGTTCTCTCGGAAGGCGACTTCGGAGGCGAAGTTCAGCGCGTTACGGTACGCCAAGGTGACGGTGTCCAGAGCGGCTTTCTGCTCCGGGGTGTGCCGTAATTTCAGCTTGGCTGTGAGCGTGATCTTCACAAGGAGTATTTTATTGGTACGTCCATGAAATATCCAGAGGCGATAACTTCGCTGTAAGCCAGAGCAACCCCGCCCCGCTGGGGCGGCTGGGCTCTCCCTCCCCCACCAGAACCGCGTCGTTTGCGGTTTGGTGGGGGACTCCCGCCCAGACCCTTTTGGTTGAAGAAAGGAGGTCGCGGAGGCCATCCCCGAACTTCGATGCAGAAGCGGATCAAGACCGCCAAGTGGTGGAAAGGAGCATCCATCATTTCAAGGATGTTCGGGCCCTGGCAACCCGCTACTGATATTGCAACACCCCTGTGGAGGATCAGTTCGGTCTGGCCTGGTGTTCTTCGAATCGAGCGGGTGAGCGGTACCCCAGGCTGGAATGGCGTCGCTCACGGTTATAGGACGGCTGCTGCGCCGTGGTACGACCGACTGAGCCGTGCCAACTCGGTACGCTCATCATCCATCAGGCCACGGAGTGGGTTCTTCTGGAGGCGAGGCATCCTCAAAACTTACAGCTGTGCCAACTGACCCACTAGGCGGCTCTGTTGTGTCGTAGCTCCAGCGATGTCCCTCCTTGATCCATCTACCTGAACGCCACCTGCGGGGGCACCCCTCGCTTCACCAGGACTTCAGCCCCTCTTGAGAGCAGTACGCGGTCTTGCGCTGGCGGAGGCGTCTCGGTGGTATACCCAGACTGTACTTCATCTCACTATATTCACCGCGTGAGCATCCGGGCCTACCTCTATGACGCTGATGGCAGTGATCACCCGATCACCCTCCAAGACGATGTCCTGCAGCACCTCACCGAGCGACAATTGCTGTGGATCGACGTCACAGGACAAGATCCGGCGGAAATCGAACAGGTGGGGGCCGTCGTTCATCTGCACCGCGAGTCGATTCGCACGCTCCTCAATCCCATCGGTCGACCCCGACTGGATATCTTCGGCGAGTACTTTCAGGTCAACGTCGTCGCGATTGAAGCAGCCTCCCACGGGGATGAACCGAGCTTCCGTGAACTGCCCCTGGATTTCTTTGCGGGCCCCAACTATTTGGTGACGGTCCATACCGACGCGCTCCAGTTCTTGCAGGACTTCGATGACCGCGTGCGGGCCGACAGCGGCCTGGGCGCGCTCGACTCCGCCTCCTTCCTCGCGGCGCTGCTCGACTGGCACATCAATAGTTACTTTGCGGTCCTGGATACCTTTGAAGCGGCGGTGGACGACTTGGATGAAGAGGTGTTGCTGCATCCCAATGACCGCGAGTTCTTACAAGACCTGGTGGACTTACGCCGACAAGGTGGGCAACTGCGGCGTATTTTGGCGCCGCACCGCGAGGTATTCTCCGGACTGGCACGCCCCGATTTTCAGGGCCTGAACAACACGAATGCCAATCCGCAGTTCCGAGCATTGGATGACCGCTTCGAGCGGGCGATGGACATGGTCGAGAATGCCCGCGAGCTGGTGCTGGGGTCGTTCGAACTGTATATCGCCGGGACTGGCCGCAAAACCAACGATGCCGTGCAGGTGCTCACCATCGTGACCGTCTCGCTGGGCATTGTCGGCGCGGTGGCTGGAGTGATGGGCACGAATTTCACAGTAGGGTTTTTCAAAGCGGGGGAGCAGGGCTTCATCTGGATGCTGATCGGCATGGCGGTGCTGATCGCGCTGGTCCTGCTGCTGGCTCGGAGAAGAAAGTGGATTTGAGTATGGACGTCCGCGTGACGTTCACGCAGCAAGGTCGCCCCTGCCGCACGGCCATAATGACATCGAACTGGAAGGCGTCCCACGACAACAGGGCACTTCGCTTCAGGTGGACGGTGGATGCCAGAGACGGCGAGGCAGCGAGCGCAGCAGAGACCAGAAACCAGCACACAGCATTACCTCCTGGGAATCGGAAGCCGACAGCTTATTCGCTTTCCAAGCGCTGGACTGAACGACTCCGCGTGGTCTCAAGGGCCTCATCCAATGACGACGACAGCGCGATCTCAGGAAGAAGATACTGCTGGGTCTGAAGGAAACCGCCATCCTGCCCCTTGTTGAAAATGCACAACAGCAGCGAAGCTCTTGTCGGCGAGGTTGAGGTCCCGCTTGGGCAGACACGGCCGAGCGGACTGGTCGGAGCGTGTTGTCTGCGGGCCGCCGACCGGGGTGATCAGGCCTTCGTTGTGTTCGCTGGCTGTGGAGTGCCGGGGCAAGATGTTGGCAAGCGGGATGTGAGTACAGACCCTGACCGTGTCGGTGAAGTCGTAAGCCGAGGATTGACATATAATCTCTATATAGATTATCTATATAGAGACATAAGG
This window encodes:
- a CDS encoding magnesium transporter CorA family protein — protein: MSIRAYLYDADGSDHPITLQDDVLQHLTERQLLWIDVTGQDPAEIEQVGAVVHLHRESIRTLLNPIGRPRLDIFGEYFQVNVVAIEAASHGDEPSFRELPLDFFAGPNYLVTVHTDALQFLQDFDDRVRADSGLGALDSASFLAALLDWHINSYFAVLDTFEAAVDDLDEEVLLHPNDREFLQDLVDLRRQGGQLRRILAPHREVFSGLARPDFQGLNNTNANPQFRALDDRFERAMDMVENARELVLGSFELYIAGTGRKTNDAVQVLTIVTVSLGIVGAVAGVMGTNFTVGFFKAGEQGFIWMLIGMAVLIALVLLLARRRKWI